One Spinacia oleracea cultivar Varoflay chromosome 4, BTI_SOV_V1, whole genome shotgun sequence DNA segment encodes these proteins:
- the LOC110802643 gene encoding uncharacterized protein, producing MKNVGATRNNGSITFWKKLWKGNILPKWKMFLWKLVNNALLVRRGLKRRNIIQDSLCVICSQNEEFEKHLFWDCWLAAHIWKSCQLGINTSSAFSIPMSSWVKNFLIFLWKEDGHESSRVNLFIAVMWGIWIQTCPATLLRWIQGILKEVEQANCVSKKHTQVRCIRQEVQQHRLENQKVCLAGQSDIHSDILLVDGTWKASKGTRNAIAAVGWILVRAQSNTHEGSECVYAHSALQTEALAVSKGLAYARQYEVDSIIVKTGSSKLVQAS from the coding sequence ATGAAGAATGTGGGAGCTACGAGAAATAATGGTTCTATTACTTTCTGGAAAAAGCTTTGGAAGGGAAACATACTCCCAAAATGGAAAATGTTCTTATGGAAATTGGTAAACAATGCTCTTCTAGTGAGGAGGGGTTTGAAGAGAAGAAACATCATTCAAGATAGTCTTTGTGTGATCTGTAGCCAAAATGAAGAGTTTGAGAAACATTTATTTTGGGACTGCTGGCTTGCTGCTCATATTTGGAAATCATGTCAACTTGGAATCAATACATCTAGTGCATTTAGCATCCCTATGTCAAGTTGGGTTAAGAATTTCCTGATCTTTCTATGGAAAGAGGACGGGCATGAAAGCTCGAGAGTTAACCTGTTCATTGCTGTTATGTGGGGAATTTGGATTCAGACCTGTCCAGCTACGCTTCTTAGGTGGATTCAAGGAATATTGAAGGAAGTAGAGCAGGCAAATTGCGTAAGTAAAAAACACACACAGGTAAGATGCATAAGACAGGAAGTACAACAACATAGATTGGAAAACCAAAAAGTTTGCCTTGCAGGTCAAAGCGATATACATTCTGATATCCTCCTTGTTGATGGTACATGGAAAGCGAGTAAGGGTACAAGGAATGCTATAGCTGCTGTTGGTTGGATTCTTGTTCGTGCACAAAGTAACACCCATGAAGGAAGTGAATGTGTTTATGCTCATAGTGCACTGCAAACTGAGGCTTTAGCAGTTTCGAAGGGCTTAGCTTATGCTAGACAATATGAGGTGGATAGCATAATTGTTAAAACTGGTAGCAGCAAACTGGTTCAAgcatcatga